From Entelurus aequoreus isolate RoL-2023_Sb linkage group LG22, RoL_Eaeq_v1.1, whole genome shotgun sequence, one genomic window encodes:
- the LOC133639741 gene encoding zinc finger protein OZF-like has protein sequence MSTLHMLRALVDQRLTAAVEEIFVVLERTIAQYEAELSRTKEENYQLLDAVFKKHQVVLHRTDVQRVSAGSHEEEWHTSVGQKELQAPSHIKEEQLHDEDEAQSLQLHHSQSEENRGAELVSQHITEADGEHCEDIKSEPDSIFAPLSDMDHMMSHSSDHSDHIQKPLESQNDSKGDTRHHTNNKHFDCSQCGKSFRRKSNVTVHMRMHTGEKPFTCSVCKKSFFQKCNMTTHMRTHTGEKPFTCSACKKSFSRKVDMTTHMRTHTGEKPFNCSVCKKSFSTKLTMTTHMRTHTGEKRFSCSACAKRVNTKNDMILHMRTHTGEKPFTCSVCKKSFSSKQHMTTHMRTHTGEKPFPCTVCDKTFRYKYQVSRHKCVTVMEAAGI, from the exons atgtctacattacacatgttgagagcgttggtggatcagcgactaactgctgccgttgaagaaatatttgtagtgttagaaagaacgatagcacaatacgaggcggaactttctagaacaaaagaggagaactatcaactactggacgctgttttcaagaaacatcaagttgtgttacacagaacag acgtccagcgggtgtcagcggggagtcatgaagaggagtggcacaccagtgtgggacagaaggagctacaggccccctcccacattaaagaggagcagcttcatgatgaagatgaagctcagtccttacagcttcatcacagtcaaagtgaggagaacagaggggcggagcttgtaagtcaacacatcacagaagctgatggagagcattgtgaagatataaagtcagaaccagacagcatctttgctccactgtcagacatggaccacatgatgtcacactcttctgatcacagtgaccacatccaaaaacctttggagagtcaaaatgactctaaaggtgatacgagacatcacactaacaacaaacactttgactgctctCAATGTGGGAAATCATTTAGACGGAAGAGTAATGttacagtacacatgagaatgcatactggagagaaaccttttacttgctctgtttgtaagaagagtttcttccAAAAGTgtaacatgaccacacacatgagaacgcacactggagagaaaccttttacttgctcagcttgtaagaagagtttctccagaaaggttgacatgaccacacacatgagaacacacactggagagaaaccttttaattgctctgtttgtaagaagagtttctccacaaagcttaccatgaccacacacatgagaacacacactggagagaaacgtttttcttgctcagcttgtgctaaaagagTCAACACTAAGAATGACATGAtattgcacatgagaacacacactggtgagaaaccttttacttgctctgtttgtaagaagagtttctccagcaagcaacacatgaccacacacatgagaacacacactggagagaaaccgtttCCTTGCACTGTGTGTGATAAAACATTCAGGTATAAGTATCAGGTGAGTAgacacaagtgtgtaacagtcatggaagctgcagggatttaa